A window from Rhea pennata isolate bPtePen1 chromosome 1, bPtePen1.pri, whole genome shotgun sequence encodes these proteins:
- the LSM8 gene encoding LSM8 homolog, U6 small nuclear RNA associated, translated as MTSALENYINRTVAVITSDGRMIVGTLKGFDQTINLILDESHERVFSSSQGVEQVVLGLYIVRGDNVAVIGEIDEETDSALDLGNIRAEPLNSVVH; from the exons atGACCTCGGCGTTGGAGAATTACATCAACC GTACTGTTGCAGTAATTACTTCTGATGGAAGAATGATTGTG GGAACTCTCAAAGGTTTTGATCAGACCATTAATTTGATTTTGGATGAAAGCCATGAACGAGTGTTCAGTTCTTCACAAGGAGTGGAACAGGTTGTACTGGGATTATACATCGTAAGAGGTGATAATGT TGCTGTCATTGGTGAAATTGATGAAGAGACAGATTCAGCTCTTGACTTGGGGAATATTCGTGCAGAACCTTTGAACTCAGTTGtgcattaa